Part of the Kamptonema formosum PCC 6407 genome, TAGAGGCGAGTTTGATGGGGAATACGGCGGGATTGTTGGGATCGACATCAAGACCGGTGACGGTAAATTCTTTAACGCCAGTACCGTTGACGAGTAAAGCGCCAAGTTCGGCAGCAAATTGGCTAAAATCGATGCGATCGCCTGCGGTGAAATCCTTGCCTAAAATGATGTCTCCAACTGCTACGGTGAAGGGTTTAATAAAATTGCTCGGCAAGTCGAGAATTGAAGTAAATAAAGAGTCAGAAGTCATCTTGTAGTTAAAGCCGTAGGCGGTGGGAGGATCGAACCAGCGATTTCCTTCAACATTGCAAAAACTGTGGGTGGCTCCATCACGGTTACAGTTGGGTAGCCAAGGATTATATTGAGAATCGGCAAATTTGTTAGCACGGAAAATGCCTTCAATACCATTGGCAAGTTTTGCCCAGAAACTAATTTCGTTGTCGTCGCTTAAACCTTCGCGATCGAAGAAAATATCTGTTACTGCGGAACCACCAAAAAGAGCTTTGCCATCAGTACCCATGAGGATAGATCCAATGCCTACAATCTTATCGTTTACCGCATCGTCTCCAATAAAGATTCCTTTGCCCACATTTACCTGACTACCTGTAAAGGCAACTATTCCTTTTTTGTTGATGGAATTAGTACCGATAGAATCAAAGTTGCTGCTAGTCACACCTGTGACTGGATCGAAATTAGTACCAGCGATAACGTTGCGACCAAAGATCGATCCGTCGGCACTAATCAGCATTTGACCACTGCCGTTCCGGTGAACATAAGAAGACACAAATCCGTTATCGCTGATGTTGGCTTCGCGATACCAACCATTCCAAAAAGAGGCAGAGTCTTTAACTATTTGATTGATCCCATTTTCATCTCCACTCCAAAGGCCATAGTGACTTGTAAATCCTACCATTCCTTCATTGTTGATGGAGGGTGCGTCAGTGATGGGACATTGAAAATCACTTGCACCAGCACTTTTGCAATTGGTGATATTCAGCGTAATACTACCATCGCTTTTGAAGATTTCTCGAACTCCATTTTTGACGGCGGAAAATGCAACTTCTCCCTTGTCGTTGAGTGATAGTCCCGGTAGAAAACTACTATATTCGCTGCCAGTTTCGGCAATAAGTTTAGGTTGTGAACCAATCTTGCCATCATAGCTGTATATGCCTGTAGCTCCAGTCTTTAGGGTTGCAAAAAATGCTACTGTTCCTGACTTGTTAATGGAAAGTCCTTGACCAAAACTGCTAAACTTGGAACTGGTTTGAGTATCAGCAATTAGTCTGGGAGCACCGACTCCCGTGTAGCTGTAGATTGCTTGACCGCCACCAGTTAGATTGGCATAATAAGCAACTCTTCCACCGTTATTGTTGATAGCAAATCCCTTTTGCTTGGCATCAAATGTGTTAAACCCTGCTTGCAGGCTTGTGCGGCCAAGTCCTTGACCAACACTGCTGTTTGAAGATCCAAGGTTAAATAGGTTGTTGGGATCGGAAATTGCAATAGGGGTAAAGTTGAACGCAAAAGCTAGAGCTTTTCCCCCGGCTAACAAGCTAAGAAATAGTGCCGTTGCTGTTGCTTGAAATATCTGTTTCCGTTTCATAGATGCTGTATCTCCTGGTAATTTATTAACAATGACTTTGTGCTTTTCAATTGTTCGCGAGCTTCTATCTCTTTATCTGCATCACCTATCGGTTTTTACGCCGAATTTGAATTCTGTTACATTTCTTTACAATTGACACTGGTCGATATCG contains:
- a CDS encoding choice-of-anchor tandem repeat NxxGxxAF-containing protein codes for the protein MKRKQIFQATATALFLSLLAGGKALAFAFNFTPIAISDPNNLFNLGSSNSSVGQGLGRTSLQAGFNTFDAKQKGFAINNNGGRVAYYANLTGGGQAIYSYTGVGAPRLIADTQTSSKFSSFGQGLSINKSGTVAFFATLKTGATGIYSYDGKIGSQPKLIAETGSEYSSFLPGLSLNDKGEVAFSAVKNGVREIFKSDGSITLNITNCKSAGASDFQCPITDAPSINNEGMVGFTSHYGLWSGDENGINQIVKDSASFWNGWYREANISDNGFVSSYVHRNGSGQMLISADGSIFGRNVIAGTNFDPVTGVTSSNFDSIGTNSINKKGIVAFTGSQVNVGKGIFIGDDAVNDKIVGIGSILMGTDGKALFGGSAVTDIFFDREGLSDDNEISFWAKLANGIEGIFRANKFADSQYNPWLPNCNRDGATHSFCNVEGNRWFDPPTAYGFNYKMTSDSLFTSILDLPSNFIKPFTVAVGDIILGKDFTAGDRIDFSQFAAELGALLVNGTGVKEFTVTGLDVDPNNPAVFPIKLASNTDLMSFDMYALLNPDAAPENPGIPGGPDPDPGIGGGTEPVPEPTTILGTLIFGAVAAKLKRQRASANKEV